The genomic DNA GTCTCAGCATCTGGTACTCTTTAGATGATGCTTTATGTGTGCCGCTAACAACATATCAGCAACGGATCACAGGTACCCGTTATCTTGAAGACATGGTCGTCTTTTTTGAAAAAGGCACAGAGATTGAAAGCATCATCGATTCAGTCAAGCAGATCTTACGTAAAAGACACCGTGGTAAAGATGACTTTATCGGACTTTGGATAGCAAAACGGACAGCGAGACGTCTTGACCACATTGAAAAAGTGATTAAAATCACTCTGGGGAGCATTGCCGGATTTTCGCTATTTGTCAGCGGCATCGGCATCATGAATATATGCCTCGTTTCCGTCGGTGAGAAGACGCGGGAGATAGGCTTGCGGAAATCAGTTGGGGCGAAACAGATTCACATTTTCTATCAGTTCTTGACGGAATCGATCTGTCTCTGTTTGTGTGGTGCGGTTCTCGGTATTGCGGGAGGTTGGCTGGCAGCGCACGGTATGGCACAACTTGCTGTCCGAATTGTAAGGGTTGTGCCAGAATGGCCCGTTGTTCTCTCTTTGCCGTGGATGTTGACTTCCGTTATCTTCTCAATTGTCATGGGCATCACTTTTGGAGTCTATCCAGCGATACTCGCTGCTCGGCTTTCACCGATTGAAGCACTCCGCACCGAAAATTAAATGACGGTGGTTCGTAAATTATGGATTCAGAATACAAGGAACGCGGAGGCATATTGGAAAGTTTCAATAGGAGTGGTTATTGGCAACCTTCAGCAAAGAGGTTCTCTTTCTGAC from Candidatus Poribacteria bacterium includes the following:
- a CDS encoding ABC transporter permease, which gives rise to MKFRAAITAGIAHLVQNKLRAGLSILGIFIGIASVLCMIAIGDGAKLLIAQDIETLGGANQVQFWTRTSIWKRHRLVRRTTERYTLEDAYAIEAECPNVLYVLPKHEGYTTFVTARNGSQARPLLEGVTADYAHGMRWELQTGRFLVEGDIENAKQVCVLGADTATELFGEESPIGQEVKVRYHWRGATVRLRVVGVMKKKGRSLSIWYSLDDALCVPLTTYQQRITGTRYLEDMVVFFEKGTEIESIIDSVKQILRKRHRGKDDFIGLWIAKRTARRLDHIEKVIKITLGSIAGFSLFVSGIGIMNICLVSVGEKTREIGLRKSVGAKQIHIFYQFLTESICLCLCGAVLGIAGGWLAAHGMAQLAVRIVRVVPEWPVVLSLPWMLTSVIFSIVMGITFGVYPAILAARLSPIEALRTEN